The nucleotide window GCTACTCTCTTCACTTGTTTAATAAAAGACATCGGTCTCATTTTTTTGTTAAAATAAAATGGAATAAAAAGAGGTAATTATTCTATGGTTTGTTATTGAATAATTAGTTGCCATTTTATAACATTGATGAAGTGTAATTTTCTTTACCAATAATTAGTATCGTAATTTTTTAATTACTTGTTTATGACATTCATTTTCCTAAACAGCATTACCTGTTCTAGGTTCAATGGGTATGATCTCAGCCTAATTTTAATTTTTAAGGCACCCCTTTATGAGAACGGCACAAATGTATGACGGATTTTTGAATTAGAAATGATTAAAAAGAATTATTAGGTCAAGATTTAATTTGATACTTTAGTAGTCGTAATCTATTTTTATTTATGAATAAACCATTTAAAATAAACGTTAATGAATTATATGATTTTAACTTTAATGAGAATGAAATAAACTCATTAGATATTGTTGAAAAATCAAATAAAAGTTATCACGTTATAGAGAATAATCAAACTTTTGAAGCAGCGCTTCTTAAGAGTGATTTTAATAAGAAAAAGTACTCAATTCAAATTAATGGAAATGTGTACGAAATAAAAGTTTCTGATGAGTTAGATATATTAATTAATGAGTTAGGAATGGAAGCCTCTTTAGAAAAGAAAGAGAATGATGTTAAGGCTCCAATGCCAGGACTTATTGTTTCTATTGATGTAGTTGTAGGCCAGGAAGTAAAAGAAAATGAAGGTATTTTGGTACTTGAAGCTATGAAAATGGAAAATACATTATTAGCTCCACGAGACGGGATTATTAAATCGATAGACATTAAAGTTGGAGATAAAGTAGAAAAAAATACAGTTTTAATT belongs to Tenacibaculum sp. MAR_2010_89 and includes:
- a CDS encoding acetyl-CoA carboxylase biotin carboxyl carrier protein subunit — translated: MNKPFKINVNELYDFNFNENEINSLDIVEKSNKSYHVIENNQTFEAALLKSDFNKKKYSIQINGNVYEIKVSDELDILINELGMEASLEKKENDVKAPMPGLIVSIDVVVGQEVKENEGILVLEAMKMENTLLAPRDGIIKSIDIKVGDKVEKNTVLIEMEA